A genomic region of Streptomyces sp. R33 contains the following coding sequences:
- a CDS encoding glycine C-acetyltransferase yields MFESVREDLRTTLDEIRAAGLHKPERVIGTPQSAAVAVTAGGAPGEVLNFCANNYLGLADHPEVVAAAKDALDRWGYGMASVRFICGTQEVHKELEARLSSFLGQEDTILYSSCFDANGGVFETLLGAEDAVISDALNHASIIDGIRLSKARRFRYANRDMTELEARLKEATEGGARRKLIVTDGVFSMDGYVAPLAEICDLAERYDAMVMVDDSHAVGFVGPGGRGTPELHGVMDRVDIITGTLGKALGGASGGYVAARAEIVELLRQRSRPYLFSNSLAPVIAAASLKVLDLLESAGDLRERLAANTSLFRTKMTEAGFEILPGDHAIAPVMIGDAAEAARMAELLLERGVYVIGFSYPVVPMGAARIRVQLSAAHSTADVERAIAAFIDARSALAGAGAGAGA; encoded by the coding sequence ATGTTCGAGTCCGTACGCGAAGACCTCCGCACCACCCTCGACGAGATCCGCGCCGCGGGCCTGCACAAGCCCGAGCGCGTCATCGGCACCCCGCAGAGCGCGGCGGTCGCGGTGACCGCGGGCGGCGCCCCCGGTGAGGTCCTCAACTTCTGCGCCAACAACTACCTCGGTCTGGCCGACCACCCCGAGGTCGTCGCCGCCGCCAAGGACGCGCTGGACCGCTGGGGCTACGGCATGGCCTCGGTCCGCTTCATCTGCGGTACGCAGGAGGTGCACAAGGAGCTCGAGGCGCGGCTGTCCTCGTTCCTCGGCCAGGAGGACACCATCCTCTACTCCTCCTGCTTCGACGCCAACGGCGGTGTCTTCGAGACGCTGCTCGGCGCCGAGGACGCGGTGATCTCCGACGCCCTCAACCACGCCTCGATCATCGACGGCATCCGGCTGTCCAAGGCCCGCCGCTTCCGGTACGCCAACCGCGACATGACCGAACTCGAGGCCCGCCTGAAGGAGGCGACGGAGGGCGGCGCGCGGCGCAAGCTGATCGTCACCGACGGCGTCTTCTCCATGGACGGCTACGTCGCCCCGCTCGCCGAGATCTGCGACCTGGCCGAGCGCTACGACGCCATGGTCATGGTCGACGACTCGCACGCCGTCGGCTTCGTCGGCCCCGGCGGCCGCGGCACGCCGGAGCTGCACGGGGTCATGGACCGCGTCGACATCATCACCGGCACGCTCGGCAAGGCCCTCGGCGGCGCGTCCGGCGGCTACGTCGCGGCCCGCGCCGAGATCGTCGAGCTGCTGCGCCAGCGCTCGCGCCCGTACCTGTTCTCGAACTCCCTCGCCCCGGTCATCGCCGCCGCCTCCCTGAAGGTCCTGGACCTGCTGGAGTCGGCCGGCGACCTGCGCGAGCGCCTCGCCGCCAACACCTCGCTCTTCCGGACGAAGATGACCGAGGCCGGCTTCGAGATCCTCCCCGGCGACCACGCCATCGCCCCGGTGATGATCGGCGACGCGGCGGAGGCGGCCAGGATGGCGGAGCTCCTGCTGGAGCGCGGCGTGTACGTGATCGGCTTCTCCTACCCCGTGGTCCCGATGGGCGCGGCCCGCATCCGCGTCCAGCTCTCGGCGGCCCACTCCACGGCGGACGTGGAGCGCGCGATCGCGGCCTTCATCGACGCCCGTTCGGCGCTGGCTGGCGCGGGGGCGGGCGCGGGGGCCTGA
- a CDS encoding DeoR/GlpR family DNA-binding transcription regulator → MTRKERWQTLLDLLVERGELEVEPTAEALGVSAATIRRDLDQLAEQQLLVRTRGGAVVHGVSYELPLRYRTSRRAAEKQRISEAVAELITPGEVIGLTGGTTTTEVARALAGRPDLATGAPALTVVTNALNIAGELVIRPQFKIVLTGGVARPQSYELTGPLAQQVLGQLTMDTAVVGVDAFDPADGAATRHEDEAAMNRLLCERARRVVIAADSSKLAVRAFARICPTRSVDVLVTDTGLSDAVTAEFEASGVEVRRV, encoded by the coding sequence ATGACCCGCAAGGAGCGCTGGCAGACGCTGCTGGACCTGCTGGTGGAGCGGGGCGAGCTGGAGGTCGAGCCGACGGCGGAGGCCCTCGGCGTGTCCGCCGCGACCATCCGCCGCGACCTCGACCAGCTGGCCGAGCAGCAGCTGCTGGTCCGCACGCGCGGCGGCGCGGTGGTCCACGGCGTCTCGTACGAACTCCCCCTGCGCTACCGGACGTCCCGCCGCGCCGCCGAGAAGCAGCGCATCAGCGAGGCGGTGGCGGAGCTGATCACGCCGGGCGAGGTGATCGGCCTGACCGGCGGCACGACGACCACGGAGGTGGCCCGCGCCCTGGCCGGCCGCCCGGACCTGGCGACGGGCGCGCCGGCGCTGACGGTGGTGACCAACGCGCTCAACATCGCGGGCGAGCTCGTCATCAGACCGCAGTTCAAGATCGTCCTGACGGGCGGGGTGGCCCGCCCCCAGTCGTACGAGCTGACCGGCCCGCTGGCCCAGCAGGTGCTGGGCCAGCTCACGATGGACACGGCTGTCGTCGGCGTGGACGCCTTCGACCCGGCGGACGGCGCGGCGACCCGCCACGAGGACGAGGCCGCGATGAACCGCCTGCTGTGCGAACGGGCCCGCCGGGTGGTCATCGCGGCGGACTCCAGCAAACTCGCGGTCCGCGCCTTCGCCCGTATCTGCCCGACGCGGTCGGTGGACGTCCTGGTGACGGACACGGGCCTGTCGGACGCGGTGACGGCGGAATTCGAAGCGTCGGGGGTGGAGGTACGGAGGGTCTAG
- a CDS encoding class II fructose-bisphosphate aldolase, which translates to MSLVSAGTLVLEAAAAGRAVAAFNIITLEHAEAVVAGAEQAGLPVILQLSENAVKFRGGQLLPISRAAAACAEAAGIPVGLHLDHVKSADLLRQAADAGFSSVMYDAAQLPYAENLEATRSAADWAHANGLWVEAELGEVGGKNGAAPLDPHAPGARTDPDEARRFVADSGVDALAVAVGSSHAMTSRTAALDHALLARLAKTVDVPLVLHGSSGLPDAELAAAVAGGIRKVNIGTALNLAMTEAIRTHLTPADPRPYLTAARTAMAATAAAMITALN; encoded by the coding sequence ATGAGCCTCGTCTCCGCCGGGACGCTCGTCCTGGAGGCGGCGGCCGCGGGCCGCGCCGTCGCCGCGTTCAACATCATCACCCTGGAACACGCCGAGGCCGTCGTCGCCGGGGCGGAACAGGCGGGCCTTCCGGTCATCCTGCAACTGAGCGAGAACGCCGTGAAGTTCCGCGGCGGGCAGCTGCTGCCCATCTCGCGCGCCGCCGCCGCCTGCGCGGAGGCCGCCGGGATCCCGGTCGGCCTGCACCTGGACCACGTCAAGAGCGCCGACCTGCTCCGGCAGGCCGCGGACGCCGGGTTCAGCTCGGTGATGTACGACGCCGCGCAGCTCCCCTATGCGGAGAACCTGGAGGCCACCCGCTCCGCGGCCGACTGGGCGCACGCCAACGGGCTGTGGGTCGAGGCCGAGCTGGGAGAGGTGGGCGGGAAGAACGGCGCCGCCCCGCTCGACCCGCACGCGCCCGGTGCCCGTACCGACCCGGACGAGGCCCGCCGGTTCGTGGCCGACTCCGGTGTCGATGCGCTGGCCGTGGCGGTCGGCAGCAGCCACGCGATGACCAGCCGCACGGCCGCGCTGGACCACGCGCTGCTCGCCCGGCTGGCGAAGACCGTGGACGTGCCGCTGGTGCTGCACGGTTCCTCGGGCCTGCCGGACGCGGAACTCGCGGCGGCGGTGGCGGGCGGCATCCGCAAGGTCAACATCGGCACCGCGCTGAACCTGGCCATGACCGAGGCCATCCGTACCCACTTGACCCCGGCGGA
- a CDS encoding LysR family transcriptional regulator, with translation MIDPRRLRILRAVADHRTVTAAAAALYLTPSAVSQQLAALEQETGHVLLTRSGRGVRLTAAGEILLGHAHEVLAQLERAEAELAAYAGGAAGEVTVAAFATGIAEVLAPAIARLAHAHPGIRLRVRDAEGDQSLPLLLDGEADLALAVEYRGAPGADDGRLSVLPLYAEPFDAVLPSGHALADFPEVSLADLSDADWVGQYPGNPCHDVTLLACELAGFQPRFVHSSDDFRAVTALVGAGAGVALVPRSALRGMDLKEVQVRPVAGSAPTRRVFAATRRGAESHPLIAPVLAALSHEAGRLPPH, from the coding sequence GTGATCGACCCCCGCCGGCTGCGCATTCTGCGGGCCGTGGCGGACCACCGTACGGTGACCGCCGCGGCCGCAGCCCTGTACCTCACCCCCTCTGCCGTCTCCCAGCAGCTCGCGGCGCTGGAGCAGGAGACCGGGCACGTGCTGCTGACCCGCAGCGGCCGGGGGGTACGGCTGACGGCGGCCGGCGAAATCCTGCTGGGGCACGCCCACGAGGTCCTCGCCCAGCTGGAGCGAGCCGAAGCCGAGCTCGCGGCGTACGCGGGGGGCGCGGCGGGCGAGGTCACGGTGGCCGCCTTCGCCACCGGCATCGCCGAGGTCCTCGCCCCCGCGATCGCCCGCCTGGCCCACGCGCACCCGGGCATCCGCCTGCGCGTCCGGGACGCGGAAGGCGACCAGAGCCTGCCGCTGCTGCTGGACGGCGAAGCCGACCTCGCGCTGGCGGTCGAGTACCGCGGCGCCCCGGGCGCCGACGACGGCCGCCTCTCGGTCCTCCCGCTGTACGCGGAGCCCTTCGATGCGGTGCTCCCCTCCGGGCATGCCCTGGCCGACTTCCCCGAGGTGTCGCTGGCGGACCTGTCCGACGCGGACTGGGTGGGGCAGTATCCCGGGAACCCGTGCCACGACGTGACCCTGCTGGCCTGTGAACTGGCGGGCTTCCAGCCCCGGTTCGTGCACTCCTCGGATGATTTCCGTGCTGTGACGGCACTGGTGGGAGCCGGGGCGGGGGTGGCCCTCGTCCCCCGCTCGGCGCTGCGGGGCATGGACCTCAAGGAGGTCCAGGTTCGCCCGGTGGCGGGCTCGGCGCCCACCCGAAGGGTCTTCGCGGCAACCCGCCGCGGCGCGGAATCCCACCCCTTGATCGCCCCGGTCCTGGCAGCCCTGAGCCACGAGGCCGGCCGCCTCCCCCCGCACTGA
- a CDS encoding SIS domain-containing protein — protein MSHVAYELGTQPECWERAAELAVAQRAFLPQPGERTAIVGCGTSYYMAQAAAALREEAGQGETDAFPASEFPRHRRYDRVVALTRSGTTTEVLDLLAGLRDAGVPTTAVIGDPATPVMTLADELVVLDFADEQSVVQTRFATTALTLLRAHVGRHTCAAVADARTALAEPLPEQAASRGQFTFLGRGWSVGLANEAALKMREASLSWSESYPAMEYRHGPISVTGPGTLTWSLGEAPEGLAEQVRAAGGQWVAGRLDPLAELVRVHRLAIAVAAHQDLDPDRPRNLTRSVILTAGEEAVR, from the coding sequence ATGAGCCACGTCGCGTACGAGTTGGGCACTCAGCCCGAGTGCTGGGAGCGAGCCGCCGAACTGGCTGTGGCCCAGCGGGCGTTCCTGCCGCAGCCGGGGGAGCGTACCGCGATCGTCGGGTGCGGGACCTCGTACTACATGGCCCAGGCGGCCGCAGCCCTGCGCGAGGAGGCGGGCCAGGGGGAGACCGACGCGTTTCCCGCATCCGAGTTCCCCCGGCACCGCCGCTACGACCGGGTCGTCGCGCTGACCCGGTCCGGCACCACCACCGAGGTGCTGGACCTGCTGGCCGGGCTGCGGGACGCGGGTGTGCCGACGACCGCCGTCATCGGGGATCCGGCGACCCCGGTCATGACCCTCGCCGACGAGCTCGTCGTCCTCGACTTCGCCGACGAGCAGTCCGTCGTGCAGACCCGCTTCGCGACCACCGCCCTGACCCTGCTCCGTGCCCACGTAGGACGCCACACCTGCGCGGCCGTCGCCGACGCGCGCACCGCGCTCGCCGAGCCGCTGCCCGAACAGGCGGCGAGCCGCGGGCAGTTCACCTTCCTCGGCCGCGGCTGGAGCGTGGGCCTGGCGAACGAGGCCGCGCTGAAGATGCGCGAGGCCTCCCTGTCCTGGTCCGAGTCGTATCCGGCGATGGAGTACCGGCACGGGCCGATCAGCGTGACCGGGCCCGGCACCCTCACCTGGTCGCTCGGCGAGGCCCCCGAGGGGCTCGCAGAGCAGGTACGGGCCGCCGGCGGCCAGTGGGTGGCCGGGCGGCTCGACCCGCTCGCCGAGCTGGTACGGGTCCACCGGCTGGCGATCGCCGTCGCGGCCCACCAGGACCTGGATCCGGACCGGCCGCGGAACCTGACCCGCTCCGTGATCCTCACCGCCGGTGAGGAGGCGGTCCGATGA